A stretch of Anoplolepis gracilipes chromosome 12, ASM4749672v1, whole genome shotgun sequence DNA encodes these proteins:
- the LOC140671546 gene encoding lysyl oxidase homolog 2 isoform X1: MNRSGRDRRGKKKQSAIWIADDLISRRGMCVKSSHCVPVARSVEPAESYAKCACINSIRCVFLARRRSLETLKFHKARKMRVQLQWIRIVFSLIVLLFILEFCISNNDTSIGNRDRKIRIIKKLKKDFRKLKKQEGALKLIGGENGDYEGNVEILHDGKWGGICDDEWDDLEARVVCKQLGFNGAIKATTYGHFGQARRRYWMDNVYCDGSEDEIAKCRFDGWGVSDCGSDEAAGVICLHDEKEEASSSSISREESPKVKIKDSYQQGIALRLSGGRMHSEGQVEIKLGGGDWSTVCGDSWSILEAAVVCRQLGLGYASDAIQTNFFNNREAMPMLISGIQCNGNEENLAECLHDKIVDCPGSVENVAGVICHREMADLVFDHIELMRTAHLEDRQLYWLQCAMEENCVASQAYKVQQESENWHLETRRLLRFTARILNAGTADFRPSVPKHLWEWHMCHMHYHSMEVFATFDVIDSSGNKVAEGHKASFCLEDNQCMPGIQPRYKCANYGDQGISVNCSDIYKHNIDCQWVDISELEPGHYTLKVAVNPEFKVGEMSFDNNAAICRLLYTETFATVHSCIMGRP; encoded by the exons ATGAATCGTTCGGGAAGAGATCGACGCGGAAAAAAGAAGCAATCCGCCATCTGGATCGCTGATGATCTTATAAGCCGACGCGGTATGTGCGTTAAGTCATCGCATTGCGTGCCTGTCGCCCGATCAGTAGAGCCCGCGGAATCGTATGCGAAATGTGCGTGCATTAATTCGATACGATGCGTCTTTTTGGCTCGTCGAAGATCC TtggaaacattaaaatttcataaagcaAGAAAAATGAGAGTGCAACTACAATGGATAAGAATTGTGTTTAGTTTGATAGTGCTATTATTCATACTTGAGTTTTGCATAAGCAACAACGACACTTCGATCGGTAACCGCGACAGGAAGATACGCATAATCAAGAAgttaaagaaagattttcgaaaattgaaaaaacaagAGGGAGCATTAAAGCTGATAGGAGGCGAAAATGGCGATTACGAAG GAAACGTGGAAATACTTCACGACGGAAAGTGGGGCGGTATATGCGACGACGAATGGGACGACTTGGAAGCACGTGTGGTTTGCAAGCAATTAGGCTTCAACGGTGCAATTAAAGCGACGACATACGGCCACTTTGGTCAGGCCAGAA GAAGATACTGGATGGACAACGTTTACTGCGACGGATCCGAGGACGAAATCGCGAAATGTCGTTTCGACGGATGGGGTGTCTCCGATTGCGGTAGTGACGAAGCTGCCGGTGTCATTTGCTTGCACGACGAAAAAGAAGAAGCGTCATCGTCATCGATCTCGCGGGAGGAATCACCGAAAGTCAAAATAAAGGACTCGTATCAGCAAGGCATAGCGTTACGCTTATCTGGAGGGCGTATGCATTCCGAGGGTCAAGTGGAAATTAAATTGGGCGGTGGAG ATTGGAGTACCGTCTGCGGCGACAGTTGGTCCATTCTCGAAGCCGCTGTGGTTTGCCGTCAATTGGGCCTCGGTTACGCTTCCGACGCGATTCAGActaattttttcaacaatcgGGAAGCGATGCCGATGTTGATCAGCGGAATACAGTGCAATGGAAACGAGGAAAATCTGGCTGAATGCCTGCACGACAAGATTGTAGATTGTCCAG GGTCGGTGGAGAATGTGGCGGGAGTGATATGCCATCGGGAGATGGCCGATCTCGTGTTCGATCACATCGAACTGATGCGCACCGCGCATCTTGAAGACCGTCAGCTCTACTGGCTGCAGTGCGCGATGGAGGAGAATTGCGTGGCCTCGCAGGCCTATAAAGTGCAACAGGAATCCGAGAATTGGCATCTGGAGACGAGACGATTATTGCGTTTCACGGCGAGGATTTTGAACGCCGGCACCGCAGACTTCCGTCCGTCTGTGCCTAAACACCTGTGGGAATGGCACATGTGTCACAT GCATTATCACTCGATGGAAGTATTTGCCACTTTCGATGTAATCGATTCAAGCGGTAATAAAGTAGCCGAAGGCCACAAAGCGTCCTTCTGCCTCGAGGACAATCAATGTATGCCCGGTATTCAACCCAG ATACAAATGCGCCAATTACGGGGACCAAGGTATTTCTGTTAATTGCAGTGACATTTACAAGCATAATATCGACTGCCAGTGGGTGGATATTTCCGAGCTCGAGCCAGGACATTACACGCTCAAG GTCGCGGTGAATCCCGAATTCAAAGTTGGCGAAATGTCGTTCGATAACAACGCGGCGATCTGCCGTCTGCTTTACACAGAAACTTTTGCAACTGTCCACAGTTGCATAATGGGACGTCCTTGA
- the LOC140671546 gene encoding lysyl oxidase homolog 2 isoform X2, with amino-acid sequence MNRSGRDRRGKKKQSAIWIADDLISRRGMCVKSSHCVPVARSVEPAESYAKCACINSIRCVFLARRRSLETLKFHKARKMRVQLQWIRIVFSLIVLLFILEFCISNNDTSIGNRDRKIRIIKKLKKDFRKLKKQEGALKLIGGENGDYEGNVEILHDGKWGGICDDEWDDLEARVVCKQLGFNGAIKATTYGHFGQARRRYWMDNVYCDGSEDEIAKCRFDGWGVSDCGSDEAAGVICLHDEKEEASSSSISREESPKVKIKDSYQQGIALRLSGGRMHSEGQVEIKLGGGDWSTVCGDSWSILEAAVVCRQLGLGYASDAIQTNFFNNREAMPMLISGIQCNGNEENLAECLHDKIVDCPGSVENVAGVICHREMADLVFDHIELMRTAHLEDRQLYWLQCAMEENCVASQAYKVQQESENWHLETRRLLRFTARILNAGTADFRPSVPKHLWEWHMCHMHYHSMEVFATFDVIDSSGNKVAEGHKASFCLEDNQCMPGIQPRYKCANYGDQGISVNCSDIYKHNIDCQWVDISELEPGHYTLKLHNGTSLTRCARLRGFF; translated from the exons ATGAATCGTTCGGGAAGAGATCGACGCGGAAAAAAGAAGCAATCCGCCATCTGGATCGCTGATGATCTTATAAGCCGACGCGGTATGTGCGTTAAGTCATCGCATTGCGTGCCTGTCGCCCGATCAGTAGAGCCCGCGGAATCGTATGCGAAATGTGCGTGCATTAATTCGATACGATGCGTCTTTTTGGCTCGTCGAAGATCC TtggaaacattaaaatttcataaagcaAGAAAAATGAGAGTGCAACTACAATGGATAAGAATTGTGTTTAGTTTGATAGTGCTATTATTCATACTTGAGTTTTGCATAAGCAACAACGACACTTCGATCGGTAACCGCGACAGGAAGATACGCATAATCAAGAAgttaaagaaagattttcgaaaattgaaaaaacaagAGGGAGCATTAAAGCTGATAGGAGGCGAAAATGGCGATTACGAAG GAAACGTGGAAATACTTCACGACGGAAAGTGGGGCGGTATATGCGACGACGAATGGGACGACTTGGAAGCACGTGTGGTTTGCAAGCAATTAGGCTTCAACGGTGCAATTAAAGCGACGACATACGGCCACTTTGGTCAGGCCAGAA GAAGATACTGGATGGACAACGTTTACTGCGACGGATCCGAGGACGAAATCGCGAAATGTCGTTTCGACGGATGGGGTGTCTCCGATTGCGGTAGTGACGAAGCTGCCGGTGTCATTTGCTTGCACGACGAAAAAGAAGAAGCGTCATCGTCATCGATCTCGCGGGAGGAATCACCGAAAGTCAAAATAAAGGACTCGTATCAGCAAGGCATAGCGTTACGCTTATCTGGAGGGCGTATGCATTCCGAGGGTCAAGTGGAAATTAAATTGGGCGGTGGAG ATTGGAGTACCGTCTGCGGCGACAGTTGGTCCATTCTCGAAGCCGCTGTGGTTTGCCGTCAATTGGGCCTCGGTTACGCTTCCGACGCGATTCAGActaattttttcaacaatcgGGAAGCGATGCCGATGTTGATCAGCGGAATACAGTGCAATGGAAACGAGGAAAATCTGGCTGAATGCCTGCACGACAAGATTGTAGATTGTCCAG GGTCGGTGGAGAATGTGGCGGGAGTGATATGCCATCGGGAGATGGCCGATCTCGTGTTCGATCACATCGAACTGATGCGCACCGCGCATCTTGAAGACCGTCAGCTCTACTGGCTGCAGTGCGCGATGGAGGAGAATTGCGTGGCCTCGCAGGCCTATAAAGTGCAACAGGAATCCGAGAATTGGCATCTGGAGACGAGACGATTATTGCGTTTCACGGCGAGGATTTTGAACGCCGGCACCGCAGACTTCCGTCCGTCTGTGCCTAAACACCTGTGGGAATGGCACATGTGTCACAT GCATTATCACTCGATGGAAGTATTTGCCACTTTCGATGTAATCGATTCAAGCGGTAATAAAGTAGCCGAAGGCCACAAAGCGTCCTTCTGCCTCGAGGACAATCAATGTATGCCCGGTATTCAACCCAG ATACAAATGCGCCAATTACGGGGACCAAGGTATTTCTGTTAATTGCAGTGACATTTACAAGCATAATATCGACTGCCAGTGGGTGGATATTTCCGAGCTCGAGCCAGGACATTACACGCTCAAG TTGCATAATGGGACGTCCTTGACACGCTGCGCACGATTGCGGGGATTTTTCTAG
- the LOC140671546 gene encoding lysyl oxidase homolog 2 isoform X4 has protein sequence MRVQLQWIRIVFSLIVLLFILEFCISNNDTSIGNRDRKIRIIKKLKKDFRKLKKQEGALKLIGGENGDYEGNVEILHDGKWGGICDDEWDDLEARVVCKQLGFNGAIKATTYGHFGQARRRYWMDNVYCDGSEDEIAKCRFDGWGVSDCGSDEAAGVICLHDEKEEASSSSISREESPKVKIKDSYQQGIALRLSGGRMHSEGQVEIKLGGGDWSTVCGDSWSILEAAVVCRQLGLGYASDAIQTNFFNNREAMPMLISGIQCNGNEENLAECLHDKIVDCPGSVENVAGVICHREMADLVFDHIELMRTAHLEDRQLYWLQCAMEENCVASQAYKVQQESENWHLETRRLLRFTARILNAGTADFRPSVPKHLWEWHMCHMHYHSMEVFATFDVIDSSGNKVAEGHKASFCLEDNQCMPGIQPRYKCANYGDQGISVNCSDIYKHNIDCQWVDISELEPGHYTLKVAVNPEFKVGEMSFDNNAAICRLLYTETFATVHSCIMGRP, from the exons ATGAGAGTGCAACTACAATGGATAAGAATTGTGTTTAGTTTGATAGTGCTATTATTCATACTTGAGTTTTGCATAAGCAACAACGACACTTCGATCGGTAACCGCGACAGGAAGATACGCATAATCAAGAAgttaaagaaagattttcgaaaattgaaaaaacaagAGGGAGCATTAAAGCTGATAGGAGGCGAAAATGGCGATTACGAAG GAAACGTGGAAATACTTCACGACGGAAAGTGGGGCGGTATATGCGACGACGAATGGGACGACTTGGAAGCACGTGTGGTTTGCAAGCAATTAGGCTTCAACGGTGCAATTAAAGCGACGACATACGGCCACTTTGGTCAGGCCAGAA GAAGATACTGGATGGACAACGTTTACTGCGACGGATCCGAGGACGAAATCGCGAAATGTCGTTTCGACGGATGGGGTGTCTCCGATTGCGGTAGTGACGAAGCTGCCGGTGTCATTTGCTTGCACGACGAAAAAGAAGAAGCGTCATCGTCATCGATCTCGCGGGAGGAATCACCGAAAGTCAAAATAAAGGACTCGTATCAGCAAGGCATAGCGTTACGCTTATCTGGAGGGCGTATGCATTCCGAGGGTCAAGTGGAAATTAAATTGGGCGGTGGAG ATTGGAGTACCGTCTGCGGCGACAGTTGGTCCATTCTCGAAGCCGCTGTGGTTTGCCGTCAATTGGGCCTCGGTTACGCTTCCGACGCGATTCAGActaattttttcaacaatcgGGAAGCGATGCCGATGTTGATCAGCGGAATACAGTGCAATGGAAACGAGGAAAATCTGGCTGAATGCCTGCACGACAAGATTGTAGATTGTCCAG GGTCGGTGGAGAATGTGGCGGGAGTGATATGCCATCGGGAGATGGCCGATCTCGTGTTCGATCACATCGAACTGATGCGCACCGCGCATCTTGAAGACCGTCAGCTCTACTGGCTGCAGTGCGCGATGGAGGAGAATTGCGTGGCCTCGCAGGCCTATAAAGTGCAACAGGAATCCGAGAATTGGCATCTGGAGACGAGACGATTATTGCGTTTCACGGCGAGGATTTTGAACGCCGGCACCGCAGACTTCCGTCCGTCTGTGCCTAAACACCTGTGGGAATGGCACATGTGTCACAT GCATTATCACTCGATGGAAGTATTTGCCACTTTCGATGTAATCGATTCAAGCGGTAATAAAGTAGCCGAAGGCCACAAAGCGTCCTTCTGCCTCGAGGACAATCAATGTATGCCCGGTATTCAACCCAG ATACAAATGCGCCAATTACGGGGACCAAGGTATTTCTGTTAATTGCAGTGACATTTACAAGCATAATATCGACTGCCAGTGGGTGGATATTTCCGAGCTCGAGCCAGGACATTACACGCTCAAG GTCGCGGTGAATCCCGAATTCAAAGTTGGCGAAATGTCGTTCGATAACAACGCGGCGATCTGCCGTCTGCTTTACACAGAAACTTTTGCAACTGTCCACAGTTGCATAATGGGACGTCCTTGA
- the LOC140671546 gene encoding lysyl oxidase homolog 2 isoform X3 yields MRLFGSSKIRKETTLETLKFHKARKMRVQLQWIRIVFSLIVLLFILEFCISNNDTSIGNRDRKIRIIKKLKKDFRKLKKQEGALKLIGGENGDYEGNVEILHDGKWGGICDDEWDDLEARVVCKQLGFNGAIKATTYGHFGQARRRYWMDNVYCDGSEDEIAKCRFDGWGVSDCGSDEAAGVICLHDEKEEASSSSISREESPKVKIKDSYQQGIALRLSGGRMHSEGQVEIKLGGGDWSTVCGDSWSILEAAVVCRQLGLGYASDAIQTNFFNNREAMPMLISGIQCNGNEENLAECLHDKIVDCPGSVENVAGVICHREMADLVFDHIELMRTAHLEDRQLYWLQCAMEENCVASQAYKVQQESENWHLETRRLLRFTARILNAGTADFRPSVPKHLWEWHMCHMHYHSMEVFATFDVIDSSGNKVAEGHKASFCLEDNQCMPGIQPRYKCANYGDQGISVNCSDIYKHNIDCQWVDISELEPGHYTLKVAVNPEFKVGEMSFDNNAAICRLLYTETFATVHSCIMGRP; encoded by the exons ATGCGTCTTTTTGGCTCGTCGAAGATCCGTAAGGAGACAACA TtggaaacattaaaatttcataaagcaAGAAAAATGAGAGTGCAACTACAATGGATAAGAATTGTGTTTAGTTTGATAGTGCTATTATTCATACTTGAGTTTTGCATAAGCAACAACGACACTTCGATCGGTAACCGCGACAGGAAGATACGCATAATCAAGAAgttaaagaaagattttcgaaaattgaaaaaacaagAGGGAGCATTAAAGCTGATAGGAGGCGAAAATGGCGATTACGAAG GAAACGTGGAAATACTTCACGACGGAAAGTGGGGCGGTATATGCGACGACGAATGGGACGACTTGGAAGCACGTGTGGTTTGCAAGCAATTAGGCTTCAACGGTGCAATTAAAGCGACGACATACGGCCACTTTGGTCAGGCCAGAA GAAGATACTGGATGGACAACGTTTACTGCGACGGATCCGAGGACGAAATCGCGAAATGTCGTTTCGACGGATGGGGTGTCTCCGATTGCGGTAGTGACGAAGCTGCCGGTGTCATTTGCTTGCACGACGAAAAAGAAGAAGCGTCATCGTCATCGATCTCGCGGGAGGAATCACCGAAAGTCAAAATAAAGGACTCGTATCAGCAAGGCATAGCGTTACGCTTATCTGGAGGGCGTATGCATTCCGAGGGTCAAGTGGAAATTAAATTGGGCGGTGGAG ATTGGAGTACCGTCTGCGGCGACAGTTGGTCCATTCTCGAAGCCGCTGTGGTTTGCCGTCAATTGGGCCTCGGTTACGCTTCCGACGCGATTCAGActaattttttcaacaatcgGGAAGCGATGCCGATGTTGATCAGCGGAATACAGTGCAATGGAAACGAGGAAAATCTGGCTGAATGCCTGCACGACAAGATTGTAGATTGTCCAG GGTCGGTGGAGAATGTGGCGGGAGTGATATGCCATCGGGAGATGGCCGATCTCGTGTTCGATCACATCGAACTGATGCGCACCGCGCATCTTGAAGACCGTCAGCTCTACTGGCTGCAGTGCGCGATGGAGGAGAATTGCGTGGCCTCGCAGGCCTATAAAGTGCAACAGGAATCCGAGAATTGGCATCTGGAGACGAGACGATTATTGCGTTTCACGGCGAGGATTTTGAACGCCGGCACCGCAGACTTCCGTCCGTCTGTGCCTAAACACCTGTGGGAATGGCACATGTGTCACAT GCATTATCACTCGATGGAAGTATTTGCCACTTTCGATGTAATCGATTCAAGCGGTAATAAAGTAGCCGAAGGCCACAAAGCGTCCTTCTGCCTCGAGGACAATCAATGTATGCCCGGTATTCAACCCAG ATACAAATGCGCCAATTACGGGGACCAAGGTATTTCTGTTAATTGCAGTGACATTTACAAGCATAATATCGACTGCCAGTGGGTGGATATTTCCGAGCTCGAGCCAGGACATTACACGCTCAAG GTCGCGGTGAATCCCGAATTCAAAGTTGGCGAAATGTCGTTCGATAACAACGCGGCGATCTGCCGTCTGCTTTACACAGAAACTTTTGCAACTGTCCACAGTTGCATAATGGGACGTCCTTGA